From the genome of Streptomyces sp. NBC_01341, one region includes:
- a CDS encoding biotin-dependent carboxyltransferase family protein produces the protein MSPGLEVVRAGVLTTVQDEGRAGWAHLGVPRAGALDGPARRLANRLVGNTPDAAVLETTLTGCAVRPAGVRSVLAVVGGAGCAVTVDGHPAPWGAPVRVPQGAVLEAGPALHGLRSYLAFAGGLVPEPVLGSRSTDLLSGLGPPVLCEGDLLPLGSPHGAPAADTVPWPGAPAELVLPLHPGPRDDWFTGPALRTLTTAAYRVSERSNRIGLRLEGPVLRRARDGELPSEGMVLGAVQVPPDGRPVVFLNDHPTTGGYPVVGVVTEAALAGAAQAVPGTPVRFVRA, from the coding sequence ATGAGCCCGGGGCTCGAAGTGGTGCGGGCCGGTGTGCTGACCACGGTGCAGGACGAGGGCCGCGCCGGCTGGGCGCACCTCGGAGTGCCCCGGGCCGGGGCGCTGGACGGGCCCGCCCGGCGGCTGGCCAACAGGCTCGTCGGCAACACCCCCGACGCGGCGGTGCTGGAGACCACGCTCACGGGGTGCGCGGTCCGGCCGGCCGGTGTGCGGTCGGTGCTCGCCGTCGTCGGCGGCGCGGGCTGCGCGGTCACCGTGGACGGACATCCCGCACCCTGGGGCGCGCCGGTGCGCGTGCCCCAGGGTGCGGTGCTGGAGGCCGGTCCCGCGCTCCACGGTCTGCGCTCCTACCTGGCGTTCGCCGGCGGCCTGGTGCCCGAACCCGTTCTCGGCAGCAGGTCCACCGACCTGCTCTCGGGGCTCGGGCCGCCGGTCCTGTGCGAGGGCGACCTCCTGCCGCTCGGTTCCCCGCACGGCGCGCCGGCGGCCGACACCGTGCCCTGGCCCGGCGCCCCCGCCGAACTGGTCCTGCCGCTGCACCCGGGCCCGCGCGACGACTGGTTCACGGGACCGGCCCTTCGCACGCTCACCACGGCCGCCTACCGCGTGTCGGAGCGCAGCAACCGCATCGGGCTGCGCCTGGAGGGTCCCGTGCTGCGGCGCGCGCGGGACGGCGAACTCCCCAGCGAGGGGATGGTGCTGGGTGCCGTCCAGGTGCCGCCGGACGGACGGCCCGTGGTGTTCCTCAACGACCATCCGACGACGGGGGGTTACCCGGTCGTCGGCGTGGTCACGGAAGCGGCGCTGGCGGGGGCGGCGCAGGCGGTCCCGGGGACACCGGTGCGGTTCGTGCGCGCGTGA
- a CDS encoding copper homeostasis protein CutC → MSNRAVLEVIALDAEDAVAAQAGGADRLELVTDMAADGLTPSLETFTAIRDAVGIPLRVMLRVADGFAAGDVDVLVEKARAMRAAGAEEFVLGFLDQDGHVDLVAVERIVAELNGCSWTFHRAIDRASDRDALRKHLADLPGLDTYLTAGSPSGVDAGMDVLLAEAGRSDLPGYEPQIMVGGGLRLDHLARLREAGIEAFHIGGAARPGGWDGPVDAAAVRQWREALDA, encoded by the coding sequence ATGAGCAACCGTGCAGTCCTGGAGGTGATCGCCCTCGACGCCGAGGACGCGGTCGCGGCGCAGGCGGGTGGTGCGGACCGCCTCGAACTGGTCACCGACATGGCGGCCGACGGCCTCACACCGTCCCTGGAGACCTTCACGGCGATCAGGGACGCCGTCGGAATCCCGCTGCGGGTCATGCTCAGGGTGGCCGACGGATTCGCCGCCGGTGATGTCGACGTCCTGGTGGAGAAGGCCCGCGCCATGCGGGCGGCAGGCGCCGAGGAGTTCGTCCTCGGCTTCCTCGACCAGGACGGGCACGTCGACCTGGTGGCCGTCGAGCGGATCGTCGCCGAGCTGAACGGCTGCTCCTGGACCTTCCACCGCGCCATCGACCGGGCGTCCGACCGTGACGCGCTGCGCAAGCACCTCGCGGACCTGCCCGGCCTGGACACGTACCTCACGGCGGGCTCGCCGAGCGGGGTCGACGCCGGCATGGACGTCCTGCTGGCCGAGGCGGGGCGGTCGGACCTGCCCGGCTACGAGCCGCAGATCATGGTCGGCGGCGGCCTGCGCCTGGACCACCTGGCCCGGCTGCGGGAGGCGGGCATCGAGGCCTTCCACATCGGGGGCGCGGCACGACCGGGCGGCTGGGACGGCCCGGTGGACGCGGCCGC